The Clostridioides sp. ES-S-0010-02 genome window below encodes:
- a CDS encoding acyl-CoA dehydrogenase family protein, whose amino-acid sequence MDFRLTEAQLMLQRVAKEFAENEIAPIAAETDRTGIFPRELFSKMAKIGFNGIGTPVEYGGSGGADIEKVIVVTEVAKKCAASAAILSIHTIYAQAILKFGTEEQKKKYLPMMAEGGCVGAFALTEPNAGSDAARAATTAIIDEATDEYVLNGTKCFISGGGQAESLIIFALTEPSKGIKGMSAIIVDKGTPGFSIGKIEEKMGIHGSETAELIFDNCRVPKSNLLGKEGKGFNIAMTCLDGARIGVGAQAVGIAEGALEESIKYSKERVQFGKPISALQGIQWYIADMATMVESAKLLVYYAADLKARGERHTKEAAMAKYNASRTAREVTNLALQIHGGYGYMKDYPLERMYRDAKITEIYEGTSEIHKVVISRAVLG is encoded by the coding sequence ATGGATTTTAGATTAACAGAAGCACAACTAATGCTTCAAAGAGTAGCAAAAGAATTTGCAGAGAATGAAATAGCACCAATAGCTGCTGAAACAGATAGAACAGGTATTTTTCCAAGAGAGCTTTTTAGCAAAATGGCTAAAATAGGCTTTAATGGTATTGGAACACCTGTAGAGTATGGCGGTTCTGGTGGAGCAGATATAGAAAAGGTAATTGTTGTTACTGAGGTTGCCAAAAAATGTGCAGCATCTGCAGCAATATTATCAATACACACAATATACGCTCAAGCTATTTTGAAATTTGGTACTGAGGAACAAAAGAAAAAATACCTTCCAATGATGGCTGAAGGTGGGTGTGTAGGTGCCTTTGCTTTAACTGAGCCTAATGCTGGTTCAGATGCTGCAAGAGCTGCAACAACTGCAATTATTGATGAAGCAACTGATGAATACGTCTTAAATGGGACTAAGTGTTTTATTTCTGGTGGAGGTCAAGCAGAATCATTAATAATATTTGCATTGACAGAGCCATCAAAGGGAATAAAGGGCATGTCTGCTATCATCGTTGACAAAGGTACGCCAGGTTTTTCAATAGGAAAAATTGAAGAAAAAATGGGTATCCATGGTTCAGAAACTGCAGAGTTAATATTTGATAATTGTAGAGTTCCAAAGTCTAATTTATTAGGAAAAGAAGGGAAAGGCTTTAACATAGCTATGACTTGTCTAGATGGAGCAAGAATTGGAGTTGGAGCTCAAGCTGTAGGAATTGCGGAAGGTGCTTTAGAAGAGAGTATCAAATATTCTAAAGAAAGAGTTCAGTTTGGCAAGCCAATTTCAGCTTTGCAAGGTATTCAATGGTATATAGCAGATATGGCGACTATGGTGGAATCAGCAAAGTTGTTAGTATATTATGCTGCAGACTTGAAAGCTAGAGGGGAAAGACACACTAAAGAAGCTGCTATGGCAAAATACAATGCGTCACGTACTGCAAGAGAGGTTACAAACCTAGCTCTTCAAATCCATGGAGGATATGGATATATGAAGGATTATCCATTAGAGAGAATGTACAGAGATGCCAAGATAACAGAAATTTACGAAGGTACTTCAGAAATACACAAGGTTGTTATTTCAAGAGCAGTACTAGGATAG